Proteins encoded in a region of the Sterolibacterium denitrificans genome:
- a CDS encoding GGDEF domain-containing protein, whose amino-acid sequence MRRSPLSLVVDYFIHPSYRLDSDTFFRGRILIAAMLVFVIVSASAYLAVLATPFLSTSVFWASLILPPATLSFVTLLVLIRRRGGYMFCSIASVLVIYLIIVIGICVSGGPAVSPVVQLLVVPPLVAYFFGGLRWGGRAVAITFPTLIILIVLHLLGVPFLQTVTTEAQMDLARGIITFLNLAVISGMAFIYEFTAAALKRERDLEHEKYIQLAKTDPLTGLANRRNFDDMLKERAELYGAQIPPRRFALGYLDLDGFKPINDQYGHAVGDEVLRVISERLRAALRGSDFVGRHGGDEFMLLLDTVGSQEALEAMADRMLSSIAQPIKTSAGIVGVTGSLGFAMFPLDAVEIKDLMKAADDAMYTAKQKRGSWHFYRKHHTQAAP is encoded by the coding sequence GTGAGGAGAAGTCCGCTGTCTCTGGTCGTGGATTATTTCATCCACCCGAGCTATCGCCTCGACTCGGACACTTTCTTTCGCGGCCGCATCCTGATTGCCGCGATGCTGGTCTTTGTGATCGTGTCCGCCAGCGCCTACCTGGCGGTGTTGGCAACTCCCTTTCTTTCAACCTCGGTTTTCTGGGCCAGCCTGATCCTGCCGCCGGCGACGCTGAGCTTCGTCACCCTGCTGGTCCTGATCCGTCGCCGGGGCGGCTACATGTTCTGCAGCATCGCCAGCGTGCTGGTGATCTATCTCATCATCGTGATCGGCATTTGTGTTTCCGGGGGGCCGGCGGTATCACCCGTGGTGCAATTGCTCGTCGTTCCACCGCTGGTCGCCTATTTCTTTGGCGGCTTGCGCTGGGGCGGTCGCGCCGTGGCGATCACCTTTCCGACCCTTATCATTCTGATCGTACTGCATTTGCTGGGCGTGCCGTTTTTGCAGACGGTGACGACCGAGGCGCAGATGGATCTGGCGCGCGGCATCATCACCTTCCTCAACCTTGCCGTGATTTCCGGCATGGCTTTCATTTACGAGTTCACCGCCGCCGCGCTCAAGCGGGAGCGCGATCTCGAGCATGAGAAATACATCCAGCTTGCCAAGACCGATCCGTTGACCGGGCTGGCGAATCGCCGCAATTTCGACGACATGCTCAAGGAGCGGGCCGAGCTCTACGGCGCGCAGATTCCGCCGCGCCGTTTTGCGCTGGGGTATCTCGATCTCGACGGCTTCAAACCGATCAACGATCAATACGGCCATGCCGTGGGTGACGAAGTGCTGCGGGTGATTTCGGAGCGTTTGCGCGCCGCCCTGCGCGGCTCCGATTTCGTCGGCCGTCATGGTGGCGACGAATTCATGCTGCTGCTCGACACGGTGGGCAGCCAGGAAGCGCTGGAAGCCATGGCCGATCGCATGTTGTCCTCGATCGCCCAGCCCATCAAGACCAGCGCCGGCATCGTTGGCGTTACCGGCAGCCTGGGTTTTGCGATGTTTCCGCTGGATGCGGTTGAAATCAAGGATCTGATGAAGGCCGCCGACGATGCGATGTATACCGCCAAGCAAAAGCGCGGTAGCTGGCACTTCTATCGCAAGCACCATACCCAGGCCGCGCCCTGA
- a CDS encoding 2-oxoacid:acceptor oxidoreductase subunit alpha yields the protein MSQQSQPSAAVQGCNDFVIKFANVNGSGSASANELFARSIIRMGVPVAPRNIFPSNIQGMPTWYELRVSAEGWLGRRGGCDMMVAMNPQTWDRDIAEISPGGYLLYDSTKTLPRSKFRDDLHIIGIPLTELCNREYKDARQRQLFKNIMYVGALAALIDIDPKEVEKLIGEQYRGKEQLIDANMKALKIGYAYAQAHFTCPLGLRVERADMIGDRIIIDGNSACGLGAVYGGATVAAWYPITPSTSVIEAFSGYCRKYRVDPDNGASRYAIVQAEDELASIGMVIGAGWNGARAFTATSGPGISLMQEFFGLAYFAEIPAVIFDVQRGGPSTGMPTRTQQSDLISCAYASHGDTRHVLIFPEDPYECFELGAQSFDLAERLQTPVFVLLDLDIGMNERLCKPFAWDDSHVYDRGKLMSEADLEAGKDFGRYLDVDGDGIPYRTIPGTHPTRGAFFTRGTTRNAYAKYSETGADYIYNMERLRRKLDTAKKLVPAPILHQAKLPTTIGVIHYGSTSAAMAEASVLLEQRDIHADTLRVRAFPFSDAVVDFIERHERVFVVEQNESAQLRSLLINECDIDPKKLVRVLHYDGTPITARFISERIESALSDGNAQQTRKVAS from the coding sequence ATGAGTCAGCAGAGTCAACCGTCCGCAGCCGTCCAGGGCTGCAACGATTTCGTCATCAAGTTCGCCAACGTCAATGGTTCCGGCTCGGCTTCGGCCAACGAGCTGTTCGCCCGTTCCATCATCCGCATGGGTGTGCCGGTGGCGCCGCGCAACATCTTCCCGTCGAACATCCAGGGCATGCCGACCTGGTATGAGCTGCGCGTCTCGGCCGAAGGCTGGCTCGGCCGTCGCGGCGGCTGCGACATGATGGTGGCGATGAATCCGCAGACCTGGGATCGCGACATCGCCGAGATTTCTCCCGGCGGCTACCTGCTTTACGATTCGACCAAGACGCTGCCGCGCTCGAAGTTCCGCGACGACCTGCACATCATCGGCATTCCGCTGACCGAACTATGCAACCGCGAATACAAGGATGCCCGCCAGCGCCAGTTGTTCAAGAACATCATGTACGTCGGCGCGCTGGCCGCGCTGATCGACATCGATCCGAAGGAAGTCGAGAAACTGATCGGCGAGCAGTACCGCGGCAAGGAACAGTTGATCGACGCCAACATGAAGGCGCTGAAGATCGGCTACGCGTACGCCCAGGCGCATTTCACCTGCCCGCTCGGCTTGCGCGTCGAGCGGGCCGACATGATCGGCGATCGCATCATCATCGACGGCAACAGCGCCTGCGGCCTGGGCGCGGTGTATGGCGGCGCGACGGTGGCGGCATGGTATCCGATCACGCCGTCGACCTCGGTGATCGAGGCTTTCTCCGGCTACTGCCGCAAATACCGCGTCGATCCGGACAATGGCGCCAGCCGTTATGCCATCGTCCAGGCCGAGGACGAACTGGCTTCGATCGGCATGGTCATCGGCGCGGGCTGGAACGGCGCGCGGGCCTTCACCGCCACTTCGGGCCCCGGCATTTCGCTGATGCAGGAGTTCTTCGGCCTGGCCTATTTCGCCGAAATCCCGGCGGTGATCTTCGATGTCCAGCGTGGCGGCCCGTCGACCGGCATGCCCACGCGCACCCAGCAGTCCGACCTGATTTCCTGCGCCTATGCCTCGCATGGCGACACCCGGCATGTGCTGATCTTCCCGGAAGATCCCTACGAGTGCTTCGAGCTGGGCGCCCAATCCTTTGATCTGGCCGAGCGCCTGCAGACGCCGGTGTTCGTCCTGCTCGACCTGGACATCGGCATGAACGAGCGGCTGTGCAAGCCCTTCGCCTGGGACGACAGCCACGTCTATGACCGCGGCAAGCTGATGAGCGAGGCCGATCTCGAGGCGGGCAAGGATTTTGGCCGCTATCTCGATGTCGATGGCGACGGCATTCCGTACCGCACGATTCCCGGAACCCACCCGACACGCGGCGCTTTTTTCACCCGCGGCACGACGCGCAACGCCTATGCCAAGTACAGCGAAACCGGGGCCGACTACATCTACAACATGGAGCGGCTGCGGCGCAAGCTGGATACGGCAAAGAAGCTGGTTCCCGCGCCCATCCTGCATCAGGCGAAGTTGCCGACGACCATTGGCGTGATCCACTACGGCTCGACCAGCGCGGCGATGGCGGAAGCCAGCGTCCTGCTGGAGCAACGTGACATCCACGCCGATACGCTGCGTGTGCGCGCCTTTCCGTTCAGCGACGCGGTGGTGGACTTCATCGAGCGCCACGAGCGGGTCTTCGTCGTCGAGCAGAACGAAAGCGCCCAGTTGCGCAGCCTGCTCATCAACGAGTGCGATATCGATCCGAAAAAACTGGTGCGCGTGCTGCATTACGACGGCACGCCGATCACCGCGCGCTTCATCAGCGAGCGGATCGAAAGTGCACTGTCCGATGGCAATGCCCAACAGACCCGCAAGGTGGCCTCATGA
- a CDS encoding 2-oxoacid:ferredoxin oxidoreductase subunit beta, which produces MTYIAKPKLLRPDTPKNALGYTRRDYEGAISTLCAGCGHDSISAAIVQACFDLDIEPHRVAKLSGIGCSSKTPDYFLGNSHGFNSVHGRMPSVLTGAALANRELLYLGISGDGDSASIGIGQFAHAMRRGVNMTYICENNGVYGLTKGQFSATSDKGSKNKRGVVNSDSPIDLVALALQLGATYVGRSFSGDKEQLVPLIKGALRHRGPAFIDILSPCVTFNNHAGSTKSYDYVREHNEAVNRIEVILPRDPIEASYPPGSLRRVVQHDGSVLHLRKVADGYDPTDRIGAMNYLQERHALGEIVTGLLYVDSSAEDLHRHLNTVAKPLNRLGDAYLCPGSKALEALNASLR; this is translated from the coding sequence ATGACCTACATCGCCAAACCCAAGCTGCTGCGTCCCGATACGCCGAAGAATGCACTCGGCTACACGCGGCGCGACTACGAAGGCGCCATCTCGACGCTGTGCGCCGGTTGCGGCCACGACTCGATCAGCGCGGCCATCGTGCAGGCCTGCTTCGATCTGGACATCGAACCGCATCGCGTCGCCAAGCTCTCCGGTATCGGCTGCTCGTCGAAGACGCCGGACTACTTTCTCGGCAATTCCCACGGCTTCAACAGCGTGCATGGCCGCATGCCCTCGGTGCTCACCGGCGCGGCGCTGGCCAATCGCGAGCTGCTGTACCTGGGCATTTCCGGCGATGGCGATTCCGCCTCCATCGGCATCGGCCAGTTCGCCCATGCCATGCGGCGCGGTGTGAACATGACCTACATCTGCGAGAACAATGGCGTGTATGGCCTGACCAAGGGCCAGTTCTCGGCCACCAGCGACAAGGGCTCGAAGAACAAGCGCGGCGTGGTGAACAGCGATAGCCCGATCGACCTCGTCGCCCTGGCGCTGCAGCTCGGCGCCACCTATGTGGGGCGCAGTTTCTCGGGCGACAAGGAGCAACTGGTGCCGCTCATCAAGGGTGCGTTGCGCCATCGCGGCCCGGCCTTCATCGACATCCTCAGTCCCTGCGTGACTTTCAACAACCACGCCGGCTCCACCAAGAGCTACGACTATGTGCGCGAACACAACGAGGCGGTGAATCGCATCGAGGTGATCCTGCCGCGCGATCCGATCGAGGCGTCTTATCCGCCGGGCTCGTTGCGCCGTGTCGTGCAGCACGATGGCTCGGTGCTGCACCTGCGGAAAGTGGCCGATGGCTACGATCCGACCGATCGCATCGGGGCCATGAACTATTTGCAGGAACGCCACGCCCTGGGCGAGATCGTCACCGGCCTGTTGTATGTCGACAGCAGCGCGGAAGATCTGCACCGCCATCTCAACACCGTGGCCAAACCGCTCAACAGGCTCGGGGATGCTTATCTCTGCCCTGGCAGCAAGGCGCTGGAGGCGCTGAACGCATCCCTGCGCTGA
- the crcB gene encoding fluoride efflux transporter CrcB, producing the protein MNFSSFLAVGLGSAIGAWLRWGLGLALNAVFPLLPLGTLAANLIGGYLVGVAVTVFHLQADLPPELKLFFITGLLGGLTTFSTFSAEVVALIQRAEYAWACGAAVLHLGGSLLLTGLGIYTVLQLAK; encoded by the coding sequence ATGAATTTTTCATCCTTTCTTGCCGTGGGTCTGGGCTCGGCCATCGGCGCCTGGTTGCGCTGGGGGCTGGGGCTGGCCTTGAATGCCGTCTTCCCGCTGCTGCCGCTGGGGACGCTGGCGGCCAACCTGATCGGCGGCTATCTGGTCGGCGTGGCGGTGACGGTGTTTCATCTGCAGGCCGATCTGCCGCCGGAACTCAAGCTCTTCTTCATCACCGGGCTGCTCGGTGGCCTGACCACGTTTTCGACGTTTTCGGCCGAGGTCGTCGCCCTCATCCAGCGTGCCGAGTACGCCTGGGCCTGCGGCGCGGCGGTGCTGCATCTGGGCGGCTCGCTGCTGCTTACCGGGCTCGGCATTTACACCGTCCTCCAGCTCGCCAAGTGA
- a CDS encoding FAD-dependent oxidoreductase — MKPTDINNPDYFHKVVDCQWACPAHTPVPQYIRAIAAGQYADAYMINWRANVFPGILGRVCDRPCEPACRRGRVDKEPVAICRLKRVAADFKDDVHDRLPQAPAQKNGKRIACVGAGPASLTVARDLAVLGYEVTVFDNGKSAGGMMRSQIPKFRLPDSVIDEECDYVFGLGVTSRQERWVDSLRGLLAEDWDAVFVGTGAPRGRDADVPGRQEAAAHIHIGIEWLANVAFGHVDGISPRVIVLGGGNTAMDCCRSARRLGGTDVKVVVRSGFDEMKASPWEKEDAMHEGIPIHNFLVPKAFVHDDGKLRGVSFEKVRAEYDAKGRRNLVPTGEPDVLMECDEVLVAIGQENSFSWIERDIGVEFDKWGMPVLDAKTFQSTLPRVFFGGDASFGPKNIITAVAQGHEAAISIDNFCRGKEVAQRVIPPVNLVSQKMGIHEWSYDNQVSEDARKKVPMKPLEFALADIKLELELGFDPRLAYAEAERCLNCDVQTVFAPKLCIECDACVDICPTECITFTANGEEGDLRGRLKAPARNANQALYVSPELKTDRVMVKDENVCLHCGMCAERCPTGAWDMQAFYYEIAHAGAEVPKR; from the coding sequence TTGAAGCCTACCGATATCAACAACCCCGATTATTTCCACAAAGTCGTGGATTGCCAGTGGGCCTGTCCGGCCCATACGCCCGTACCGCAGTACATCCGCGCCATTGCCGCCGGTCAGTATGCCGATGCCTACATGATCAACTGGCGGGCGAATGTCTTTCCCGGCATTCTTGGCCGCGTTTGCGACCGCCCTTGCGAGCCGGCCTGCCGGCGCGGCCGCGTCGACAAGGAGCCGGTGGCGATCTGCCGGCTGAAGCGCGTCGCCGCCGATTTCAAGGACGACGTCCATGACCGCCTGCCGCAGGCGCCGGCGCAGAAGAACGGCAAGCGCATCGCCTGCGTCGGCGCGGGCCCGGCCTCGCTGACCGTGGCGCGCGATCTGGCCGTGCTGGGTTACGAGGTGACGGTGTTCGACAACGGCAAGTCGGCCGGCGGCATGATGCGCAGCCAGATTCCCAAGTTCCGCCTGCCCGACAGCGTGATCGACGAGGAATGCGATTACGTTTTCGGCCTGGGCGTGACTTCCCGCCAGGAACGCTGGGTGGACAGCCTGCGCGGTCTGCTGGCCGAAGACTGGGATGCCGTTTTCGTCGGCACCGGCGCGCCGCGCGGTCGCGATGCCGATGTGCCGGGACGCCAGGAGGCGGCCGCGCATATCCATATCGGCATCGAATGGCTGGCCAATGTCGCCTTCGGTCATGTGGACGGGATTTCACCGCGCGTCATCGTGCTGGGGGGCGGCAATACCGCGATGGACTGCTGTCGTTCGGCACGTCGTCTGGGCGGCACGGACGTCAAGGTGGTGGTGCGCAGCGGCTTCGATGAAATGAAGGCTTCGCCGTGGGAAAAGGAAGATGCCATGCACGAAGGCATCCCCATTCACAACTTCCTTGTGCCCAAGGCGTTCGTCCATGACGACGGCAAGCTGCGCGGCGTGTCTTTTGAAAAGGTGCGTGCCGAGTACGATGCCAAGGGACGGCGCAATCTGGTGCCGACCGGCGAGCCGGATGTGCTGATGGAGTGCGACGAAGTGCTGGTGGCGATTGGCCAGGAAAACAGTTTTTCCTGGATCGAGCGGGATATCGGCGTCGAGTTCGATAAATGGGGCATGCCGGTACTCGATGCCAAGACCTTCCAGTCGACCCTACCCAGGGTGTTCTTCGGCGGCGATGCTTCCTTCGGTCCGAAGAACATCATCACCGCCGTGGCCCAGGGTCATGAAGCGGCGATTTCCATCGACAACTTCTGTCGCGGCAAAGAGGTCGCCCAGCGGGTGATTCCGCCGGTGAATCTGGTCAGCCAGAAAATGGGCATCCACGAGTGGAGCTACGACAACCAGGTTTCTGAGGATGCGCGCAAGAAGGTGCCGATGAAACCGCTGGAGTTCGCGCTGGCCGATATCAAGCTGGAGCTGGAGCTGGGCTTCGACCCGCGCCTGGCTTATGCCGAGGCGGAACGCTGCCTCAACTGCGACGTGCAGACGGTGTTTGCGCCCAAGCTGTGCATCGAATGCGACGCCTGTGTCGATATCTGTCCGACGGAGTGCATCACCTTCACCGCCAACGGTGAGGAAGGCGATCTGCGCGGCCGTCTCAAGGCGCCGGCCAGGAACGCCAATCAGGCGCTGTATGTGTCGCCCGAGCTGAAGACGGACCGGGTCATGGTCAAGGACGAGAATGTCTGCCTGCATTGCGGCATGTGCGCCGAACGCTGCCCGACGGGGGCGTGGGACATGCAGGCGTTTTATTACGAAATCGCCCACGCCGGTGCGGAGGTTCCAAAACGATGA
- a CDS encoding glutamine--tRNA ligase/YqeY domain fusion protein, giving the protein MSTPEPGKATNFIRNLIEADLAAGKHAQMRWAGQPGPAAAHAGAPLDAAKIRTRFPPEPNGYLHFGHAKSILLNFGLARDYGGVCHLRFDDTNPEKEEREYVESIIDAVRWLSCDWGRDQYYASNYFAWMYEFAVALIEAGHAYVDSQTAEEMRERRGTLTAAGQDSPYRSRSVEENLDLFSRMKAGEFADGAHVLRAKIDMAAANINLRDPAIYRIRHASHHNTGDAWCVYPMYTFAHPIEDALEHITHSICTLEFEDQRPFYDWLLERLAELGLLAWPLPQQIEFSRLNLTYVVLSKRKLIQLVDENHVAGWDDPRLPTLVGARRRGFTAQGFQLFAERIGVSKADSWIDMSVLEDCMREDLNARAERRIAVLDPLKLIITNYPAEAEESCLAPNHPLKPELGKREMPFSRELWIEREDFMETPVKGYHRLYPGNLARLRYGFVIQCTGCEKDASGQVVAVHAELQPDSKSGTPGADNYKVKGNLHWISARHAYQAEVRLFDRLFAAPHPGARREGDAEGMERNYLDDLNPASKEVIHAYLEPALQNVKPEESFQFERHGYFVADRVDSQPGRPVFNRSVTLRDSWAKAAG; this is encoded by the coding sequence ATGAGCACTCCGGAACCGGGCAAGGCCACGAATTTCATCCGCAATCTCATCGAAGCCGATCTGGCTGCCGGCAAGCACGCGCAGATGCGCTGGGCCGGACAGCCGGGGCCGGCGGCGGCGCATGCCGGGGCGCCGCTCGATGCGGCGAAGATCCGCACGCGCTTTCCGCCCGAGCCGAACGGTTATCTGCATTTCGGTCACGCCAAAAGCATCCTGCTGAACTTCGGTCTGGCGCGCGACTATGGCGGCGTCTGTCACCTGCGCTTCGACGACACCAATCCGGAAAAGGAAGAGCGGGAGTATGTCGAGTCCATCATCGATGCGGTGCGCTGGCTGAGCTGCGACTGGGGGCGCGATCAATATTACGCCTCGAACTATTTCGCCTGGATGTACGAATTCGCCGTCGCCCTGATCGAGGCCGGCCATGCCTATGTCGACAGCCAGACGGCCGAAGAAATGCGCGAGCGGCGCGGCACGCTCACCGCAGCGGGCCAGGACAGCCCTTACCGCAGCCGCTCGGTGGAAGAAAACCTCGATCTGTTCAGCCGCATGAAAGCCGGCGAATTCGCCGATGGCGCGCACGTGCTGCGGGCGAAGATCGACATGGCGGCGGCCAACATCAATCTGCGCGATCCGGCGATCTACCGCATCCGCCATGCCAGCCACCACAACACGGGCGATGCCTGGTGCGTCTATCCGATGTACACCTTCGCCCACCCGATCGAGGATGCGCTGGAGCACATCACCCATTCGATCTGCACCCTGGAGTTCGAGGATCAGCGGCCGTTCTACGACTGGCTGCTGGAGCGACTGGCCGAGCTGGGCCTGCTGGCGTGGCCGCTGCCGCAGCAGATCGAGTTCTCGCGCCTCAACCTGACTTATGTGGTGCTTTCCAAGCGCAAGCTGATCCAGCTGGTCGATGAAAACCACGTCGCCGGCTGGGACGATCCGCGCCTGCCGACGCTGGTCGGCGCGCGCCGGCGCGGCTTCACCGCGCAAGGTTTTCAGTTGTTCGCCGAGCGCATCGGGGTTTCCAAGGCGGATTCATGGATCGACATGAGCGTGCTCGAAGACTGCATGCGCGAGGATCTCAACGCGCGCGCCGAGCGGCGCATCGCCGTGCTCGATCCGCTGAAGCTGATCATCACCAATTACCCGGCGGAGGCCGAGGAGTCCTGCCTGGCGCCGAATCATCCGCTCAAGCCGGAACTGGGCAAGCGTGAAATGCCCTTCTCGCGCGAGCTGTGGATCGAGCGCGAGGACTTCATGGAAACCCCGGTGAAAGGCTATCACCGCCTCTATCCGGGCAACCTGGCGCGACTGCGCTATGGCTTCGTCATTCAATGCACCGGCTGCGAGAAGGACGCGAGCGGCCAGGTCGTCGCGGTGCATGCCGAGCTTCAGCCGGACTCCAAGTCCGGCACGCCGGGCGCCGACAACTACAAGGTGAAAGGCAACCTGCACTGGATCAGCGCACGCCATGCCTATCAGGCCGAAGTGCGTCTGTTCGACCGCCTGTTCGCCGCGCCCCATCCGGGCGCGCGCCGCGAAGGCGATGCGGAAGGCATGGAACGCAATTATCTGGACGACCTCAATCCGGCCAGCAAGGAAGTCATCCATGCCTATCTGGAGCCGGCGCTGCAAAACGTCAAACCCGAAGAAAGTTTCCAGTTCGAACGCCATGGCTACTTCGTTGCCGACCGCGTGGACTCGCAGCCCGGCCGGCCGGTCTTCAACCGCAGCGTGACCTTGCGCGATTCCTGGGCCAAGGCGGCCGGCTAG
- a CDS encoding CobD/CbiB family protein: MSLFSIVIALILEQVRPLAQQRFVRAPLTRYAQFLETYCNDGRRIHGTIAWLAAMLPPLLLLLLLQFAIARWQPLLLLPFNVAVLYVTMGFRQFSHYFTDTHLALRMGELERARALIGEWRGRSAERLSSREVARLAIEEALLASHQHVFAPLFYFVALGPAGAMLYRLALFFRGQWGGSEVGVFGETARKAFHYIDWLPLRCTAAVFAMVGNFEDAVYCWRTQAANWPDPASGILLASGAGAIGVRLGQPLQEAGEVAFSERPELGSGEEADADSMQSAIGLVWRSLVLCVLLLALFWVASWMG; the protein is encoded by the coding sequence ATGTCGCTTTTTTCGATTGTCATTGCCCTGATACTCGAGCAGGTCCGCCCGCTTGCGCAGCAGCGTTTCGTGCGTGCGCCACTGACGCGTTATGCGCAATTTCTGGAAACTTACTGCAACGACGGCCGGCGTATTCACGGCACGATCGCCTGGCTTGCGGCGATGTTGCCGCCATTGCTCTTGCTGTTGCTGCTGCAGTTCGCCATTGCCCGCTGGCAGCCCCTGCTGCTGTTGCCCTTCAATGTGGCGGTGCTGTACGTCACGATGGGCTTTCGCCAGTTCAGCCATTACTTCACCGATACCCACCTGGCACTGCGCATGGGCGAACTGGAGCGCGCGCGCGCGTTGATCGGCGAATGGCGCGGCCGCAGCGCCGAGCGTCTGAGTTCGCGCGAAGTGGCGCGTCTGGCCATCGAGGAAGCCCTGTTGGCTTCGCACCAGCATGTCTTCGCGCCGCTGTTCTACTTCGTCGCGCTCGGTCCGGCGGGTGCCATGCTGTATCGGCTGGCGCTGTTTTTCCGCGGCCAGTGGGGCGGGAGCGAAGTCGGCGTGTTTGGCGAAACGGCACGCAAGGCTTTCCATTACATCGACTGGCTGCCGTTGCGCTGCACGGCGGCGGTCTTCGCCATGGTGGGAAATTTCGAGGACGCCGTGTATTGCTGGCGCACCCAGGCCGCGAACTGGCCGGACCCGGCCTCCGGTATACTGCTGGCCAGCGGCGCTGGCGCCATCGGTGTGCGTCTCGGCCAGCCTCTGCAGGAGGCGGGCGAGGTTGCGTTCAGTGAGCGGCCGGAGCTGGGCAGCGGCGAGGAGGCCGATGCCGATTCCATGCAAAGTGCGATAGGTCTGGTGTGGCGCAGTCTCGTCCTGTGCGTGCTGCTGCTGGCGCTATTTTGGGTCGCCAGCTGGATGGGTTGA
- the bktB gene encoding beta-ketothiolase BktB → MSNRREVMVVSGARTPIGSFGGSLKDLSPSLLGVLVVKEAIARAGIEAAQVEQLVCGNVIHGEARDMYVSRAIAIDAGLSQESAALTLNRLCGSGLQSIVTAANAIQLGDADVAIGCGVESMSRAGYTMPAARFGARMGDTKMIDMMVGALTDPFSPNHMGITAENIAERFGIGREDQDACAVESQQRAVKAIAAGHFKSQIVPVELKTRKGAVMFDTDEYPKADASLDSLAKLKPAFKKDGTVTAGNASGINDGAAAVVLMEAGAAARAGAKPLARLVSYAVAGVDPSIMGTGPIPAVRLALKRAGLSLNDIDVIESNEAFAVQALCVSRELGFDPAKVNPNGGAVALGHPLAATGSILTVKCLYELQRTGKRYGLVTMCIGGGQGIAGIFERA, encoded by the coding sequence ATGTCGAATCGACGTGAAGTGATGGTGGTCAGCGGTGCGCGCACCCCGATCGGTAGTTTTGGCGGCAGTCTGAAGGATCTGTCGCCCTCGCTGCTCGGCGTTCTGGTGGTGAAGGAGGCCATTGCCCGCGCCGGCATCGAGGCCGCCCAGGTCGAGCAACTGGTCTGCGGCAACGTGATCCATGGCGAAGCCCGCGACATGTATGTCTCGCGCGCCATCGCCATCGACGCCGGCCTGAGCCAGGAATCCGCCGCATTGACGCTGAACCGTCTGTGCGGCTCGGGTCTGCAGTCCATCGTCACGGCCGCCAATGCGATCCAGTTGGGCGATGCCGATGTCGCCATCGGCTGCGGCGTCGAGAGCATGAGCCGCGCTGGCTACACCATGCCGGCCGCCCGTTTCGGCGCGCGCATGGGCGATACCAAGATGATCGACATGATGGTCGGTGCCCTCACCGATCCGTTCAGTCCGAACCACATGGGTATCACCGCGGAGAACATCGCCGAGCGTTTCGGCATCGGCCGCGAGGACCAGGACGCCTGCGCCGTGGAAAGCCAGCAGCGCGCGGTCAAGGCCATTGCCGCCGGCCACTTCAAGTCGCAGATCGTGCCGGTGGAACTGAAGACGCGCAAGGGCGCGGTGATGTTCGATACCGATGAATATCCCAAGGCCGACGCTTCGCTGGATTCGCTCGCCAAGCTGAAGCCGGCGTTCAAGAAGGACGGCACGGTCACGGCCGGCAATGCTTCGGGCATCAACGATGGCGCGGCGGCCGTGGTGCTGATGGAAGCCGGCGCGGCCGCCAGAGCCGGCGCGAAGCCGCTGGCGCGGCTGGTTTCCTACGCGGTGGCCGGCGTCGATCCGAGCATCATGGGCACCGGGCCGATTCCGGCCGTGCGCCTGGCGCTCAAGCGTGCCGGCCTGTCGCTCAACGACATCGACGTGATCGAATCGAACGAAGCCTTTGCCGTCCAGGCGCTGTGCGTCAGCCGTGAACTGGGCTTCGATCCGGCCAAGGTGAATCCGAATGGCGGCGCCGTGGCGCTGGGCCATCCGCTGGCCGCCACGGGCAGCATCCTCACCGTCAAGTGCCTGTACGAGCTGCAGCGCACCGGCAAGCGCTATGGTCTGGTGACCATGTGCATCGGCGGCGGTCAGGGTATCGCCGGCATTTTCGAACGCGCCTGA
- a CDS encoding Panacea domain-containing protein has protein sequence MTQTRYTAPQLAAYLLNKVNHAAGETINLMKLGALLYYAEAWSLAVFDRELIDEELQAWDHGPVFPSLWARLSSKGWNNLGADELADCAIQFDDDTRGLLDDVWQAYGEFSQAELGKMIKQDDPWKTARRGLPAWDLTKRPMNKAGMAQFYKAAFEAADAPHATQANAPARTAQPGRSY, from the coding sequence ATGACACAGACCCGATACACCGCGCCCCAACTGGCCGCTTACCTGCTGAACAAAGTCAACCATGCCGCCGGCGAAACCATCAATCTGATGAAGCTCGGCGCCCTGCTCTACTATGCCGAAGCCTGGTCGCTGGCGGTATTCGACCGCGAACTGATCGACGAGGAACTGCAGGCCTGGGATCACGGGCCGGTTTTTCCCTCGCTCTGGGCCAGGCTGAGCAGCAAGGGCTGGAACAACCTCGGCGCCGATGAATTGGCAGACTGCGCCATCCAGTTCGATGACGACACGCGCGGGCTGCTCGATGATGTCTGGCAGGCCTATGGCGAATTCAGCCAGGCGGAACTGGGAAAGATGATCAAGCAGGATGACCCGTGGAAAACGGCCCGCCGAGGCCTGCCGGCATGGGATTTGACCAAGCGGCCGATGAACAAGGCCGGCATGGCGCAGTTTTACAAAGCCGCCTTCGAAGCGGCAGACGCTCCCCACGCGACCCAAGCCAATGCACCTGCACGCACGGCGCAGCCCGGTCGGTCGTATTGA